The following coding sequences are from one Bufo bufo chromosome 2, aBufBuf1.1, whole genome shotgun sequence window:
- the LOC120990657 gene encoding gastrula zinc finger protein XlCGF71.1-like, producing MMEEHQPLISQENSSNNSEGNFILSLTYKAKDKDILQLSSGKKLITLNVHPGLHSSELSYNSPNHEELSPDQSHIVTRSKNQKGVKLFQCGKKSTKTSGLSAKRRKHKGEKPYSCSECEKCFKNKSHFFRHQRIHTGEKSHTCSECSKCFTDKSSLIRHEKNHTKEKSYSCSECGKCFTDKSNLVIHERFHTGVKPFSCSECEKCFTLKSSLVEHRRIHTGEKPYSCSECGKYFAQKSILVKHEKSHTEDRLHSCSECHMKREPQQ from the exons atgatggaggagcaccagcctcttatatcacaag AAAATTCCAGTAACAATTCTGAGGGAAACTTCATATTATCACTAACTTATAAAGCAAAAGATAAAGATATCCTACAGCTTTCTTCAGGAAAAAAACTCATTAcccttaatgtacatccaggacttcacagttCAGAGCTATCATATAACTCCCCTAATCATGAGGAACTTTCTCCTGATCAATCACACATTGTTACCAGAAGTAAAAATCAGAAAGGGGTGAAACTGTTTCAGTGTGGCAAAAAATCCACAAAAACCTCAGGTCTTTCTGCAAAGAGGAGAAAACATAAAGGAGAGAAGCCatactcctgttcagaatgtgagaaatgttttaaaaataaatcacatttttttagacatcagagaattcacacaggagagaagtcacACACCTGTTCAGAATGTTCCAAGTGCTTTACAGACAAATCAAGTCTTATTAGACATGAGAAAAATCATACAAAAGAGAagtcatattcatgttcagaatgtgggaagtgctttacagataaatcaaatcttgttatacatgaaagatttcacacaggagtgaagccattttcatgctcagaatgtgagaaatgttttacattGAAATCAAGTCTTGTTGAACAT aggagaattcacacaggagagaagccatattcgtgttcagaatgtggcaaatacTTTGCACAGAAGTCtattcttgttaaacatgagaaaaGTCATACAGAAGATAGGCtacattcatgttcagaat